The proteins below are encoded in one region of Candidatus Neomarinimicrobiota bacterium:
- a CDS encoding heme lyase CcmF/NrfE family subunit: MYQLGTHLLELTLLVSLFALGSSLWGYHRRKLEFVQSSRRAVLLAFVLVSAASGILLWALITHDFRVEYVASYTNSTLSTFYSITAFWAGQKGSMLFWAWILGGFSALTVYQNRKQNTKLMPYVMATLMVVQGFFLAMMLFAANPFETLAFTPQDGQGLNPLLQNSGMAMHPPTLYLGYIAFTIPFAFAIASLFTRKLDSQWITTTRKWTIAAWFFLTLGNLFGMKWAYVELGWGGFWAWDPVENASFLPWLTGTAFLHSVMIQERRGMLKVWNMSLIVITFLLTILGTFITRSGLISSVHSFGVSKVGPFFLWFLLIAAGVSVYLIITRLPDLESEHELDSLLSRESSFLLNNMLLLGAAFAVLWGTLFPIISEAVTGEKITVGAPFFNQVTTPIFLTLLLLTGICPLIAWRKATGRNFRRNFFWPLMVSVVAGVVFWVAGIANIYIWMSFTFSVFVMYTIGMEFWKGLRAKMRSAGRSIWQATVSMIRTNQRRYGGYIIHVGIVMIIVGITGSVGFKTEQKAMLNKGDRTSIKNYEIELVDLYSEQDPEKASYGANLNVYKNGAMFATMTPEKRIHRTKQDQPHTEVALHQTLKEDLYIIYAGTNEAGKAVLDIHINPLTVWIWAGGIIMAFGTLIALLPNRKKSKEIENNETSVYARTGDRTPVPAA, from the coding sequence ATGTATCAACTGGGGACACATTTGCTGGAGCTGACGCTATTGGTCAGTCTGTTTGCACTGGGGTCCAGTCTGTGGGGATATCATCGTCGCAAGCTGGAGTTTGTCCAGAGTAGCCGTCGGGCAGTACTGCTGGCGTTCGTCTTAGTGAGTGCGGCATCCGGAATACTGCTCTGGGCGCTTATCACACACGATTTTCGTGTAGAATACGTGGCGAGTTATACCAATTCAACGCTCTCGACATTTTACAGTATTACGGCATTCTGGGCGGGACAAAAAGGCTCCATGCTGTTTTGGGCATGGATTCTCGGTGGCTTTTCGGCATTGACCGTATATCAAAACCGAAAACAGAATACCAAACTCATGCCGTATGTCATGGCAACGCTGATGGTCGTACAGGGATTTTTTCTGGCGATGATGCTGTTTGCTGCCAATCCGTTTGAAACGCTGGCATTCACGCCACAGGATGGACAAGGCCTCAATCCTTTGCTGCAGAATTCCGGGATGGCGATGCATCCGCCTACTCTCTACCTGGGCTACATTGCGTTCACGATACCGTTCGCCTTCGCTATTGCGTCGCTATTCACCCGGAAACTGGATTCCCAGTGGATTACGACCACGCGGAAATGGACGATCGCCGCGTGGTTCTTTCTGACATTGGGCAATCTCTTCGGAATGAAATGGGCGTATGTGGAACTCGGCTGGGGCGGCTTCTGGGCGTGGGATCCGGTGGAAAATGCCTCCTTTCTTCCTTGGCTGACTGGCACGGCTTTTCTTCACTCCGTTATGATCCAGGAACGACGGGGGATGCTCAAAGTCTGGAACATGAGTCTCATAGTAATCACATTTTTGCTGACAATCCTTGGGACATTCATCACCCGGAGCGGACTGATTTCCTCCGTCCATTCCTTCGGGGTTTCGAAAGTCGGGCCGTTTTTTCTCTGGTTCCTGCTGATTGCCGCCGGCGTGTCGGTCTATCTGATTATCACTCGATTGCCTGACTTGGAATCGGAACACGAACTGGATTCCCTGCTCTCGCGGGAAAGCAGTTTCTTACTGAACAACATGCTACTGCTGGGAGCGGCCTTCGCCGTGCTGTGGGGGACGCTGTTCCCAATTATTTCGGAAGCGGTGACCGGAGAGAAGATCACTGTTGGCGCGCCGTTTTTCAATCAGGTGACAACACCTATATTTCTGACGCTCCTGCTGCTGACGGGTATCTGTCCGCTCATCGCGTGGCGCAAGGCGACAGGCCGAAATTTCCGCCGGAATTTCTTCTGGCCGCTCATGGTGAGTGTCGTCGCCGGGGTGGTATTCTGGGTGGCCGGCATCGCCAATATCTACATCTGGATGTCGTTTACCTTTTCTGTCTTCGTCATGTATACCATCGGGATGGAATTTTGGAAAGGTCTCCGTGCGAAGATGCGATCGGCTGGCCGTTCGATCTGGCAGGCAACGGTGAGTATGATCCGGACGAACCAGCGGCGCTATGGCGGGTATATCATTCACGTGGGCATCGTCATGATTATCGTCGGGATCACCGGCTCGGTGGGATTCAAAACGGAACAGAAAGCCATGCTGAACAAGGGCGATCGCACTTCAATAAAGAATTACGAGATTGAACTGGTTGACCTCTATTCGGAACAAGATCCCGAAAAAGCCAGTTACGGCGCCAATCTGAATGTGTATAAAAACGGCGCCATGTTCGCCACGATGACACCGGAAAAGCGGATCCACCGAACCAAACAGGACCAACCGCACACCGAAGTGGCGCTGCATCAAACATTAAAAGAAGACCTGTACATCATTTATGCCGGCACGAATGAGGCCGGCAAGGCGGTGCTGGATATCCACATCAACCCGCTGACGGTCTGGATCTGGGCCGGCGGTATTATCATGGCATTTGGCACCCTGATCGCACTGTTACCGAATCGTAAAAAATCGAAGGAGATAGAGAATAATGAAACGTCTGTTTACGCTCGTACTGGCGATCGGACTCCTGTCCCAGCCGCTTAA
- a CDS encoding cytochrome c-type biogenesis protein CcmH, whose product MKRLFTLVLAIGLLSQPLNLAAESSGNVSAVTKGLMCTCGCTMVLYSCQCGVADQMTEDIRGMLDAGLSKDEIFAKYVDENGQAILAAPPKEGFNLSAWILPFAALGIAGVIVVLVLRKWRSRGAEHIIPENSVNSTYLEEVERELEAIEEDYV is encoded by the coding sequence ATGAAACGTCTGTTTACGCTCGTACTGGCGATCGGACTCCTGTCCCAGCCGCTTAACCTGGCTGCGGAATCATCCGGGAATGTCTCTGCCGTCACTAAAGGGCTCATGTGTACCTGTGGCTGTACGATGGTCCTGTACAGTTGCCAGTGTGGTGTCGCGGACCAGATGACGGAAGACATCCGGGGTATGCTGGATGCCGGTCTGAGCAAGGATGAAATCTTTGCCAAATATGTTGATGAAAACGGTCAGGCTATTTTAGCGGCTCCTCCCAAAGAGGGGTTTAATCTCAGCGCATGGATTCTGCCCTTTGCGGCACTGGGAATCGCTGGAGTAATAGTGGTGCTGGTGTTACGGAAATGGCGCAGCCGCGGAGCTGAACACATAATACCGGAAAATTCAGTGAATTCCACGTATCTCGAAGAGGTTGAACGGGAACTTGAAGCAATAGAGGAAGACTATGTTTAG
- a CDS encoding zinc ribbon domain-containing protein, which translates to MFSAIYLIIIIISGYILVQPFFRSTPAVAISTNGNADLKYRKQELLRELKEIEFDYHMGKLSEEDYHELTREYKLRAAQVLQELKGVQPAAPEQEKETSDCPACQSPLPDGAQFCPQCGTQLGENHA; encoded by the coding sequence ATGTTTAGCGCGATATATCTCATCATCATAATCATCAGCGGATACATACTGGTACAGCCGTTTTTCCGAAGCACGCCGGCGGTGGCCATTTCCACCAACGGGAATGCGGATTTGAAATACCGGAAGCAAGAACTGCTGCGTGAACTCAAAGAAATCGAATTTGACTACCACATGGGCAAACTGAGCGAGGAGGATTATCACGAGCTGACCCGGGAATACAAACTGCGGGCGGCGCAGGTTCTGCAGGAATTAAAAGGCGTACAACCTGCTGCTCCGGAACAGGAGAAGGAGACCTCTGATTGCCCGGCGTGTCAGTCACCATTGCCGGACGGCGCACAGTTTTGCCCCCAATGCGGAACACAGTTAGGAGAAAACCATGCGTAA